A portion of the Granulosicoccus antarcticus IMCC3135 genome contains these proteins:
- a CDS encoding Flp family type IVb pilin gives MKTSKNTSNPLSQSFSARRIKGQGLTEYIIIVALIAVASIVAVSAFGSSVKASFLSLGTDLVGGAAIDREAIVNTNLKAAETKAKAQVTLKDYNN, from the coding sequence ATGAAAACCAGTAAAAATACATCAAACCCGCTTTCGCAGTCATTTTCGGCACGACGTATAAAGGGACAAGGACTGACCGAATATATAATCATCGTGGCCTTGATCGCCGTGGCATCCATTGTCGCTGTGAGCGCATTCGGTTCAAGCGTCAAAGCGAGTTTCCTGTCCCTGGGCACTGACTTGGTCGGTGGAGCCGCAATTGACAGAGAGGCGATTGTCAATACAAACCTCAAGGCGGCTGAAACGAAAGCCAAGGCGCAGGTAACGCTCAAAGACTACAACAACTGA
- the ribE gene encoding riboflavin synthase, with protein sequence MFTGIVEELGKVRDCRRDGDGFALSIDCSTVLEGTILGDSIAVNGVCLTVTQLDSQGFVTGLAPETRKRTNLDSLVKGSKVNLERSVTPSTRMGGHFVQGHVDATGTIRTFRHDEDALWVTISAPAELMRYIVTKGYITLDGTSLTVVDVGPDWFSVTLVAYTQAHIVMPGKSVGEQINIEVDVLGKYVERLLQHGIAGVGTAAAASPITPDFLKENGYD encoded by the coding sequence ATGTTTACCGGCATAGTGGAAGAACTGGGCAAGGTACGAGATTGTCGCCGTGATGGCGATGGTTTCGCCCTGTCCATCGATTGCAGCACGGTCCTCGAAGGTACCATTCTGGGCGATAGCATCGCGGTGAATGGTGTCTGCCTGACCGTGACGCAACTGGACAGCCAGGGCTTTGTGACAGGCCTTGCACCTGAGACCCGCAAACGCACCAACCTTGATTCGCTGGTCAAAGGCTCGAAGGTCAACCTTGAGCGCTCTGTCACCCCCTCCACTCGTATGGGCGGACACTTCGTGCAGGGCCATGTCGATGCCACCGGCACCATCCGCACCTTTCGCCACGATGAAGACGCGCTGTGGGTCACGATCAGTGCGCCTGCTGAACTGATGCGCTATATCGTCACCAAAGGCTACATCACGCTTGACGGCACCAGCCTGACGGTCGTTGATGTGGGCCCTGACTGGTTCAGCGTCACCCTGGTGGCCTACACCCAGGCGCATATCGTCATGCCCGGCAAGAGCGTTGGCGAACAGATCAATATCGAGGTGGATGTGCTGGGCAAGTATGTAGAACGCCTGCTACAGCACGGCATTGCCGGTGTCGGCACCGCTGCTGCCGCCTCCCCTATTACCCCAGATTTTCTGAAAGAGAACGGCTATGACTGA
- a CDS encoding Tad domain-containing protein: MMYKRQEGQVLPLGLAMLAVGMLGAFVLFNTGQVATDKMKLANTADAAAYSGTLWQARALNFQSYSNRAMVANQVSIAQAVSLKSWVTYGVVASENIATVLKPVPVASGIAEGLQRGLEVVEAVMTPIVEAMVGVVDIVNRGLSLAQEAMFVSTFVATPDVIRSVVKETDARFTINTAFSGLGLANNLNQWQGFTDGFEKDDVAAMDERTQMINESRDDFSRERNWKFFNFWFYSSPLLRHQVRREGATKLIRVDTADGIEWEWKAKDTMSLQNRFWTWKGTKRYEVPIAWAEAFANSEDSDDTLEPGACDTLREMNRGDCARFLGINRTGEYLADIGQLTLQGTESRTAMSHYTGVQAYRSLSLDTIAEDTPQLNLKVEVSLPAAKVQNSDALGFRRQFTTPVETPGDRISSISVAEVFYKRADADLAGKTGQALEPANGYNPYWGSRLSPISNADRLLALAARPGGGAASAPNATSSSNGLPDNSGTLVDYSELDLPMSTGELDDATTALISNPGAMSDFETIAAALDSSRLDQFREEIEAQLIEALRDQVANMLAGAISSSMGGHAQSVDELEDDLTQMAENELGELASTEAAQPYIDAVTTATQMAERLAEEFRAIRQTIIDEFQIIYERLGEELRVEEERLEELIRETGLLMASVNPASDTYETYVRRKQTLRDLQREARAQFKEQLAIELMDIVNSSSDIYVMRRKEADYLVEEFLRLDEDEISVPWLEEVEEDDVDE; this comes from the coding sequence ATGATGTACAAACGTCAGGAAGGACAGGTGCTGCCATTGGGATTGGCAATGCTGGCAGTGGGGATGTTGGGCGCTTTTGTCTTGTTCAATACCGGGCAAGTAGCGACTGACAAGATGAAGCTTGCCAATACAGCTGATGCAGCAGCCTACAGCGGGACTCTCTGGCAAGCTCGAGCTCTCAATTTTCAGTCCTATTCCAACCGTGCCATGGTTGCCAATCAGGTATCTATCGCGCAAGCGGTCAGCCTCAAATCCTGGGTTACCTATGGGGTTGTCGCCAGTGAAAATATTGCAACCGTTCTAAAACCGGTTCCGGTTGCCAGTGGCATCGCAGAAGGTTTGCAGCGCGGCCTGGAAGTGGTTGAAGCTGTCATGACACCCATTGTCGAGGCCATGGTGGGTGTCGTTGATATCGTCAATCGAGGACTGTCACTGGCTCAGGAAGCCATGTTTGTCAGTACGTTTGTTGCAACGCCAGATGTTATCCGTTCAGTGGTCAAAGAGACGGATGCGCGTTTTACGATCAATACCGCCTTCAGTGGCCTGGGCCTGGCAAACAATCTCAATCAGTGGCAGGGATTCACAGACGGGTTCGAAAAAGACGATGTGGCTGCCATGGATGAACGCACTCAGATGATCAACGAGTCCCGTGATGATTTCAGCCGGGAACGCAATTGGAAATTCTTCAATTTCTGGTTCTATTCCTCACCCTTGTTGCGGCATCAGGTGCGCCGTGAAGGCGCGACAAAGCTGATACGCGTGGACACCGCCGATGGCATAGAGTGGGAATGGAAGGCTAAAGACACCATGTCTCTGCAGAACCGCTTCTGGACCTGGAAGGGCACTAAACGTTATGAGGTGCCTATCGCCTGGGCGGAAGCTTTTGCCAATTCAGAAGATTCGGATGACACGCTGGAACCAGGTGCGTGTGACACATTAAGAGAAATGAACCGGGGCGATTGCGCCAGATTCCTGGGGATCAATCGTACTGGCGAGTATCTGGCAGATATTGGTCAGCTCACGCTACAAGGCACTGAGTCTCGTACCGCCATGAGTCACTACACCGGCGTGCAGGCGTATCGCTCGTTGAGTCTGGATACTATCGCTGAGGATACGCCTCAATTGAACCTCAAAGTAGAGGTCTCATTGCCGGCGGCCAAGGTTCAGAACTCGGATGCACTCGGATTTCGTCGCCAGTTTACTACCCCCGTCGAGACGCCCGGTGATCGCATCAGCTCCATCAGCGTGGCTGAAGTCTTCTACAAGCGAGCAGATGCCGACCTGGCTGGCAAGACAGGTCAAGCTCTGGAGCCAGCCAATGGTTATAACCCGTATTGGGGTAGCCGATTAAGCCCTATATCCAATGCTGATCGTTTGCTGGCCCTGGCTGCACGACCCGGAGGCGGTGCGGCCAGTGCACCCAATGCCACCAGCAGCAGTAATGGTTTGCCTGATAACAGCGGCACGCTGGTCGATTACTCAGAGTTGGATTTACCCATGAGCACCGGGGAGCTGGATGATGCGACAACGGCATTGATCTCCAATCCCGGTGCCATGTCTGATTTCGAGACGATTGCAGCTGCTCTGGACTCAAGCCGGCTGGATCAATTCAGAGAGGAGATCGAAGCACAGTTGATTGAGGCATTGCGCGATCAGGTCGCGAACATGCTGGCTGGGGCCATATCCAGTTCGATGGGCGGTCATGCTCAATCGGTTGATGAGCTGGAAGATGACCTGACGCAGATGGCTGAAAATGAGTTGGGGGAGTTGGCCTCTACAGAGGCTGCACAGCCCTATATCGATGCGGTCACCACGGCTACACAAATGGCCGAGAGATTAGCCGAAGAGTTTCGTGCCATTCGACAGACGATCATCGATGAGTTCCAGATTATCTACGAGCGGCTGGGTGAAGAGCTGCGTGTCGAAGAGGAGCGACTGGAAGAGCTGATTCGGGAGACAGGACTGCTGATGGCCAGCGTGAATCCTGCTAGCGATACCTATGAGACCTATGTCAGGCGAAAACAGACGCTAAGAGATCTACAGCGCGAAGCCAGGGCTCAATTCAAAGAGCAACTGGCCATCGAACTCATGGACATCGTCAATTCATCCAGCGATATCTATGTCATGAGGCGCAAGGAGGCGGACTACCTTGTCGAGGAGTTTCTGCGCCTTGATGAGGATGAAATCTCGGTGCCCTGGCTGGAAGAGGTAGAAGAGGATGATGTCGATGAATAG
- the ribD gene encoding bifunctional diaminohydroxyphosphoribosylaminopyrimidine deaminase/5-amino-6-(5-phosphoribosylamino)uracil reductase RibD, with translation MIAVQSHEHYMQYALELAARGSGCTSPNPLVGSVIVRDGIIVGQGWHARYGHQHAEVNALLNAAQNNSHPDWKADNRHALTTGATLYVTLEPCNHHGLTPPCSQAILDAGIRHVVYALADPNPKAAGGAQWLQSQGVQVTHGVLEQEAMHQNRFFLTFLRTRRPHVIAKSATSLDGRIATRTGDSQWITGPEARARGHELRQAVDAIMVGADTVIADDPALTVRLPESVVAAEAVRHPRPVILDRTGRVPLSAALLDEKRSPRTLIITTDQMDKDHRQTLKARGFDVFSVPPHTDGCGTSPRAVLEILAQQGIQSVLIEGGATVQGVFRDAGLIDEIWCFIAPTLIGGRNAPASFGDLGSDSLGDATTLSDVQLEVTGKDILVRAKVVHRQHEQPPKAGLEQAAVPAPPVFINTRN, from the coding sequence ATGATCGCAGTGCAGTCTCACGAACACTATATGCAGTATGCGCTGGAACTGGCTGCCCGAGGATCGGGTTGCACCAGTCCGAACCCGCTGGTGGGCAGCGTCATCGTGCGCGATGGCATCATTGTGGGGCAAGGCTGGCATGCTCGTTACGGGCACCAGCACGCCGAGGTCAACGCGCTGCTCAATGCCGCCCAGAACAACTCTCATCCTGATTGGAAAGCCGACAACCGGCATGCCCTGACCACCGGTGCCACCCTGTATGTGACGCTGGAGCCCTGTAATCATCACGGCCTGACACCGCCTTGCAGCCAGGCCATTCTGGATGCGGGTATTCGCCATGTCGTCTACGCACTGGCGGATCCGAACCCCAAGGCGGCAGGCGGTGCCCAGTGGCTGCAAAGCCAAGGCGTTCAGGTCACCCACGGCGTTCTCGAACAGGAAGCCATGCATCAGAACCGATTTTTTCTGACGTTTCTGCGTACGCGCCGACCGCATGTCATCGCCAAGTCTGCCACCAGTCTTGATGGCAGAATTGCTACCCGCACGGGTGACAGCCAATGGATTACCGGGCCAGAGGCGCGCGCCCGAGGCCATGAACTTCGACAGGCTGTGGATGCCATCATGGTGGGAGCCGACACCGTCATTGCCGATGACCCGGCGCTTACGGTCCGGCTGCCCGAGTCGGTGGTCGCAGCAGAAGCTGTGCGCCATCCGCGCCCTGTCATTCTGGATCGCACGGGTCGTGTGCCACTGAGCGCAGCCCTGCTGGACGAAAAACGCTCACCTCGGACACTGATCATTACCACCGATCAGATGGACAAGGATCATCGCCAGACACTCAAGGCTCGAGGCTTCGATGTCTTCAGTGTGCCGCCCCATACCGACGGTTGCGGCACCTCACCGCGTGCCGTGCTGGAAATACTGGCACAACAGGGCATTCAGAGTGTTCTCATCGAAGGCGGTGCGACGGTACAAGGGGTCTTCAGAGATGCCGGTCTGATCGACGAGATCTGGTGCTTTATCGCCCCGACACTGATCGGTGGGCGCAACGCCCCTGCCTCATTTGGCGATCTGGGCAGCGATTCTCTCGGCGATGCAACCACATTGTCCGATGTGCAACTGGAAGTGACCGGCAAAGACATTCTGGTGCGAGCCAAGGTGGTTCATCGCCAACACGAACAGCCCCCCAAAGCAGGCCTTGAGCAGGCAGCTGTGCCTGCTCCCCCTGTATTCATCAACACAAGAAACTGA